From the Coriobacteriia bacterium genome, one window contains:
- a CDS encoding tyrosine recombinase: protein MNERVSPETLVDEYLTHLRVERNLSPNTLKAYAEDLSSFLSWADREVVHPLDVDHRRLRRYLAELDRAKYAKRTIARRLAAVRSFYRYLVMRGYASGSPAAVLSTPRLPRELPSIAPVQLLNDLLDTPDPATPLGLRDRAILELLYATGVRVSELSGLDLGDVDLTGGTIRVMGKGSRERDVPMHPAAVRRLREYLSGGRTALQGSSSGSAFFLNRLGTRLTSGGVRRMLERHLTTIGAAAQITPHDLRHSFATHLLEGGADLRTVQELLGHVALSTTQIYTHLSTKHLRDVHKGAHPRA, encoded by the coding sequence ATGAACGAACGCGTCTCACCCGAAACCCTGGTCGATGAGTACCTGACCCATCTTCGGGTCGAGCGTAACCTCTCCCCGAACACGCTCAAGGCGTACGCCGAAGACCTCTCCTCGTTCCTCTCGTGGGCCGACAGGGAGGTTGTCCACCCGCTTGACGTGGATCACCGGCGTCTTCGTCGATACCTCGCCGAGCTGGATCGTGCCAAGTACGCGAAGCGTACGATCGCCAGACGGCTCGCGGCTGTCCGCTCCTTCTACCGGTATCTGGTCATGCGCGGCTATGCATCCGGAAGTCCGGCGGCCGTTCTTTCGACTCCGCGGCTGCCGCGTGAGCTGCCGTCCATCGCTCCCGTGCAGTTGCTGAACGACCTCCTCGACACGCCGGACCCCGCCACACCCCTCGGGCTTCGAGACCGGGCCATTCTTGAACTGCTGTATGCCACGGGAGTCCGCGTTTCGGAGCTGAGCGGGCTCGACCTCGGCGATGTCGATCTCACCGGGGGCACGATCCGCGTTATGGGCAAGGGTTCCCGCGAGCGCGACGTGCCGATGCACCCGGCTGCCGTCCGGCGCCTGCGAGAGTACCTCTCGGGAGGACGCACCGCACTCCAGGGATCAAGCTCGGGAAGTGCATTCTTTCTGAACCGGCTGGGGACCCGACTCACCTCCGGCGGAGTGCGCAGGATGCTCGAGCGGCACCTCACGACGATCGGTGCGGCCGCGCAAATCACCCCCCATGACCTGCGCCACTCGTTCGCGACTCACCTGCTGGAGGGTGGCGCGGATTTGCGCACGGTGCAGGAGTTGCTCGGCCACGTTGCGCTCTCAACCACCCAAATCTATACTCACCTGAGTACGAAACACCTGCGTGATGTACACAAAGGGGCGCATCCTCGGGCCTGA
- the whiG gene encoding RNA polymerase sigma factor WhiG: MRSDSRTDLAAAWAAFKHDGDPEARENLILTYSPLVKYVAGRLSSSLPQTVDTSDLISYGVFGLIDAIEKFDTDRGIKFETYAIARIKGAIIDELRAMDWVPRSVRARAREFEAAYVALENRMKRVPDDAEVAAEMGVSPRELQAILAKLSYASVISFEEMWSGGAERDEHQDPLGAIADERAEDPVDVFESAEVKEILSGAIERLPEREKTVVALYYYEGLTLKEIGTVLGVTESRVSQLHTKAVLRLRARLHAAQGFVPAT, encoded by the coding sequence ATGAGATCCGACTCCAGGACGGACCTTGCTGCCGCGTGGGCAGCGTTCAAGCACGATGGAGACCCTGAAGCCCGGGAGAACCTCATACTCACATACTCACCCCTGGTGAAGTACGTGGCAGGCCGTCTTTCGTCAAGTCTCCCGCAGACGGTCGACACCTCGGACCTCATCTCATACGGGGTGTTCGGGCTGATCGACGCGATCGAGAAGTTTGACACCGACCGTGGGATCAAGTTCGAGACCTACGCGATCGCCCGCATCAAGGGCGCCATCATCGACGAACTTCGTGCCATGGACTGGGTCCCGCGTTCGGTGCGTGCACGCGCGAGGGAGTTCGAGGCGGCGTACGTGGCTCTCGAGAATCGTATGAAGCGCGTGCCGGACGACGCCGAGGTCGCAGCCGAGATGGGCGTATCACCCCGGGAGTTGCAGGCCATCCTGGCCAAGCTGAGCTACGCGTCGGTCATCTCGTTCGAGGAGATGTGGTCAGGCGGCGCTGAGCGCGATGAGCATCAGGATCCGCTCGGTGCGATCGCCGACGAGCGGGCCGAGGATCCGGTCGACGTGTTCGAGAGCGCCGAGGTCAAGGAGATCCTCTCGGGCGCGATCGAGCGGCTTCCCGAGCGGGAGAAGACGGTTGTGGCGTTGTACTACTACGAGGGCCTCACGCTCAAGGAGATCGGCACCGTGCTCGGCGTCACTGAATCACGAGTGAGCCAGCTACACACTAAGGCCGTTCTCCGACTTCGGGCACGTCTTCATGCCGCTCAAGGGTTCGTACCTGCAACATAG
- a CDS encoding response regulator — protein sequence MTAKRILVVEDTELLRRMYRDRLIQDGYEVLDAADGLAALSILRDEHFDLILLDLIMPRMGGIQVLEAVKQDPRTQSIPVVVLTNLGEESTIEHAVSLGAVDYLIKNETRPADVAAKVKLVLDAYAVAEGTSDAFIIYPDTTRGDVDGIVEHAQLKRRLWCPACENELALELVPDPKRAGWYSARFICPSCGRTYSGS from the coding sequence GTGACAGCGAAACGCATCCTCGTGGTGGAGGATACCGAGCTGCTGAGGCGCATGTATCGGGACCGTCTCATCCAGGACGGCTACGAGGTGCTCGATGCGGCTGACGGGCTGGCGGCGCTGAGCATCCTTCGCGATGAGCACTTCGATCTGATCCTTCTTGACCTGATCATGCCGCGAATGGGTGGGATACAGGTCCTCGAGGCCGTGAAGCAGGACCCGCGCACGCAGTCGATTCCCGTGGTGGTCCTCACGAACCTCGGCGAAGAGTCGACCATCGAGCACGCCGTCTCGCTCGGCGCAGTCGACTACCTCATCAAGAACGAGACCCGGCCGGCTGACGTTGCCGCGAAGGTGAAGCTGGTCCTGGATGCGTATGCGGTGGCCGAGGGGACGTCGGATGCGTTCATCATCTATCCCGATACGACGCGGGGAGATGTCGACGGGATCGTTGAGCACGCGCAGCTGAAGCGCCGGCTGTGGTGTCCCGCCTGCGAGAACGAGCTCGCGCTCGAACTCGTGCCCGATCCCAAGCGAGCTGGATGGTACTCGGCCCGGTTCATCTGTCCTTCCTGTGGACGCACGTACTCCGGTTCGTGA
- a CDS encoding acyltransferase family protein: MVRDQGLDAVRGLGILLVVIGHALIRALDPALPGTTSAVMLAGIGWVRMTPGIDAALTAIYSFHMPLLAFVSGLALSRSSVGYGRSFLGRRAAGLLVPYFAWLGVAWLVVGDGTLAGLLRFFGSAAIDPQSSGALWFLYALFASSIVLAVVMALGGSDRALVASAVLVGLGGMLPLGAYSNMLGLSDVAWLYPFVAAGVLVARHRTSLERSRLIVPLALVLWVASLPLVWPVVVPGPRWWFPAVTAALAPLGTSVAPLVAKALWALVRVAGALAGTYVAFSLGTRACGALLTGWAWLGRRTLGVYATHSLILLALVPLVAPLAIAARLVALTILALAAALAITLLLERWVVTRRVFLGSRA, from the coding sequence GTGGTCCGAGACCAGGGTCTGGATGCAGTTCGAGGTCTCGGGATCCTCCTTGTCGTGATCGGGCATGCGCTGATCAGGGCGCTTGATCCCGCGCTGCCCGGCACGACCTCGGCTGTCATGCTCGCGGGTATCGGGTGGGTGAGGATGACGCCCGGGATCGATGCGGCGCTGACCGCCATCTACTCGTTCCACATGCCGCTGCTCGCGTTCGTCTCAGGTCTGGCGTTGTCGCGCTCGTCCGTCGGCTATGGACGCAGCTTCCTCGGTCGCAGGGCGGCGGGTCTCCTCGTGCCCTACTTCGCCTGGCTGGGCGTCGCATGGCTGGTGGTGGGCGACGGTACGCTGGCCGGACTCCTTCGCTTCTTCGGAAGCGCCGCCATCGATCCTCAGTCGTCCGGTGCGCTGTGGTTTCTGTATGCGTTGTTCGCAAGCTCGATCGTTCTGGCCGTCGTGATGGCATTGGGCGGCTCGGACCGTGCGCTGGTGGCGAGCGCCGTGCTTGTCGGACTGGGTGGCATGCTGCCGCTCGGTGCGTACAGCAACATGCTGGGCTTGAGCGACGTTGCATGGCTGTACCCGTTCGTTGCCGCCGGAGTCCTCGTTGCGCGTCACCGAACCTCGCTTGAACGATCCCGCCTGATCGTCCCGCTCGCACTCGTGCTGTGGGTGGCGTCGTTGCCGCTCGTATGGCCTGTTGTCGTCCCCGGTCCGCGGTGGTGGTTTCCCGCTGTCACGGCCGCTCTTGCGCCCCTCGGCACCTCGGTCGCCCCGCTTGTCGCAAAGGCCCTCTGGGCACTCGTGCGGGTCGCCGGAGCGCTTGCCGGGACGTACGTCGCATTCTCGCTGGGGACACGTGCGTGCGGCGCGCTCCTGACCGGATGGGCATGGCTCGGAAGGCGCACGCTCGGCGTGTACGCGACCCACAGCCTCATCCTGCTTGCGCTCGTTCCGCTCGTGGCCCCGCTCGCCATCGCGGCACGCCTGGTCGCGCTCACCATCCTGGCCCTCGCGGCGGCTCTCGCCATCACCCTGCTGCTCGAGCGTTGGGTCGTCACGCGAAGGGTGTTCCTGGGCAGCCGGGCGTAG
- the rpsB gene encoding 30S ribosomal protein S2, which yields MSVSMKALLEAGVHFGHQTRRWNPKMKPYIFTERNGIYILNLQRTLREIDTTYKFVRDITARGGSVLLVGTKKQAQDPIRKEAERSGQPYVNQRWLGGMLTNYVTIRGRIKRMIELETMEETGAMALLPKKEAILLRRELEKLHRDLTGIREMSDLPRAVFVVDTKREAIAVKEARRLGIPLIGLVDTNADPDEVDYVIPGNDDAIRSVALICKVIADAALDGRRAAGLSTPEQDAEAEVQVAAPAEEAAPAAEEAAPVAEEAAPVAEAPAEPAPVVEEPAVEAEPAVEAEPAVEAEVAADPEAAPAAE from the coding sequence ATGTCCGTTTCCATGAAGGCCCTGCTCGAAGCTGGTGTGCACTTCGGCCACCAGACCCGTCGCTGGAACCCGAAGATGAAGCCGTACATCTTCACCGAGCGTAACGGCATCTACATCCTCAACCTCCAGCGCACGCTCCGCGAGATCGACACCACGTACAAGTTCGTCCGTGACATCACGGCGCGTGGCGGGTCCGTTCTGCTTGTCGGCACCAAGAAGCAGGCGCAGGACCCCATCCGTAAGGAAGCCGAGCGCTCCGGCCAGCCGTACGTGAACCAGCGCTGGCTCGGCGGCATGCTGACGAACTACGTGACGATCCGTGGCCGCATCAAGCGCATGATCGAGCTCGAGACCATGGAAGAGACCGGCGCCATGGCGCTGCTCCCCAAGAAAGAAGCCATCCTGCTCCGCCGTGAGCTTGAGAAGCTCCACCGTGATCTCACGGGCATCCGCGAGATGTCGGACCTGCCCAGGGCGGTCTTCGTCGTCGACACCAAGCGCGAGGCGATCGCAGTCAAGGAGGCGCGCCGACTCGGCATCCCGCTGATCGGCCTTGTGGATACCAACGCCGATCCCGACGAGGTCGATTACGTGATCCCGGGCAATGACGACGCCATCCGTTCGGTGGCGCTGATCTGCAAGGTGATCGCCGACGCCGCGCTCGACGGCCGTCGCGCCGCCGGGCTCTCGACGCCCGAACAGGACGCCGAAGCCGAGGTTCAGGTCGCAGCGCCCGCCGAAGAGGCGGCTCCTGCGGCTGAAGAAGCAGCTCCCGTGGCCGAAGAAGCAGCACCCGTTGCCGAGGCACCGGCCGAACCCGCTCCTGTTGTTGAGGAGCCCGCGGTTGAAGCCGAGCCCGCGGTTGAAGCTGAGCCGGCGGTCGAGGCCGAGGTTGCTGCAGATCCTGAGGCGGCACCTGCAGCCGAGTAG
- the tsf gene encoding translation elongation factor Ts, producing the protein MEITAAMVKELRETTGAGMMDCKKALTEADGDMTAAIDVLRTKGLADLAKKAGRATNEGVIGGGVNADASVGTLLEINCETDFVARNAAFKSFVGEIADQIVATAPASVEALMAQTYGPRPEITVEQRLGEAVSKLGENMGVTRFERYEVSGDAGCIAVYLHGVGNIGVMVEVTSTSPDVARGEIAASFAKDVAMQIAATSPISVRREEVSADVVSHEMTIYKAQAAETGKPEPIQQKIAEGRLDKFYKEFCLLEQNFVKNPDQTVKQYGEQASKEAGGPLEVVRFSRMVLGETGTEPKASPSC; encoded by the coding sequence ATGGAGATCACTGCTGCAATGGTAAAGGAGCTTCGGGAGACGACCGGAGCCGGAATGATGGACTGCAAGAAGGCGCTCACCGAGGCCGATGGCGACATGACTGCTGCCATTGACGTGCTGCGCACCAAGGGACTCGCCGACCTGGCGAAGAAGGCCGGCCGCGCGACCAACGAGGGTGTCATCGGCGGCGGCGTGAATGCTGACGCCAGCGTGGGCACGCTTCTCGAGATCAACTGCGAGACCGACTTCGTCGCGCGCAACGCCGCGTTCAAGTCGTTCGTCGGCGAGATCGCCGATCAGATCGTGGCTACCGCACCGGCATCCGTCGAAGCCCTCATGGCCCAGACCTACGGGCCACGGCCCGAGATCACGGTCGAGCAGCGCCTCGGCGAGGCAGTGAGCAAGCTCGGCGAGAACATGGGCGTCACCCGTTTCGAGCGCTACGAGGTCAGCGGCGATGCAGGGTGCATCGCTGTCTACCTCCACGGCGTCGGCAACATCGGCGTCATGGTCGAGGTGACCTCCACGTCTCCCGACGTTGCGCGCGGCGAGATCGCGGCATCGTTCGCCAAGGACGTGGCGATGCAGATTGCTGCCACCTCGCCGATCTCCGTGCGCCGCGAGGAGGTCTCGGCCGACGTGGTCTCCCACGAGATGACGATCTACAAGGCCCAGGCCGCCGAGACCGGCAAGCCGGAGCCGATTCAGCAGAAGATCGCCGAGGGTCGCCTCGACAAGTTCTACAAGGAGTTCTGCTTGCTCGAGCAGAACTTCGTGAAGAACCCCGATCAGACGGTGAAGCAGTACGGCGAGCAGGCCTCCAAGGAGGCCGGCGGACCGCTCGAGGTTGTGCGCTTCTCGCGCATGGTTCTCGGCGAGACCGGCACGGAGCCCAAGGCTTCCCCCAGCTGCTAG
- the pyrH gene encoding UMP kinase codes for MTAYRYKRVLLKLSGEALMGDAGYGIDPQILDSIARQIKDVARDGVEIAIVVGGGNIFRGLAASARGMDRAQADYIGMLATVMNALALQDAMEAQGVFTRVMSAIEMKDVAEPYIRRRAIRHMEKGRTVIFAAGTGNPYFTTDTTAALRALEIHAECIMKATKVDGVYDDDPVKVPGAKKFDELAYIEVLNLGLKVMDNTAISLAMDNNLPIIVFNMEREGNIAAALRGEPVGTIVRGGV; via the coding sequence GTGACGGCATACCGGTACAAGCGCGTCTTGCTGAAGCTTTCCGGCGAGGCCCTCATGGGAGACGCAGGCTACGGTATCGACCCGCAGATCCTCGATTCCATCGCGCGGCAGATCAAAGACGTTGCGCGTGACGGGGTGGAGATCGCCATCGTGGTCGGTGGCGGGAACATCTTTCGCGGGCTCGCCGCGTCCGCACGAGGCATGGACCGCGCGCAGGCCGACTACATCGGCATGCTTGCCACCGTCATGAACGCGCTCGCGCTCCAGGACGCGATGGAGGCGCAGGGCGTCTTCACGCGGGTCATGTCGGCCATCGAGATGAAGGACGTGGCCGAGCCGTACATCCGGCGCCGTGCCATCCGTCACATGGAGAAGGGCCGCACCGTCATCTTCGCTGCCGGCACCGGCAACCCGTACTTCACGACGGACACCACCGCCGCGCTGCGGGCGCTCGAGATCCACGCTGAGTGCATCATGAAGGCCACCAAGGTCGACGGCGTATACGACGATGACCCTGTGAAGGTCCCGGGCGCGAAGAAGTTCGACGAACTGGCGTATATCGAGGTTTTGAACCTCGGCCTGAAGGTGATGGACAACACCGCCATCAGCCTGGCCATGGACAACAACCTGCCGATCATCGTGTTCAACATGGAGCGGGAAGGCAACATCGCGGCCGCACTTCGCGGCGAACCGGTGGGGACCATCGTTCGAGGAGGCGTGTGA